In Phocoena phocoena chromosome 11, mPhoPho1.1, whole genome shotgun sequence, one DNA window encodes the following:
- the TEX52 gene encoding LOW QUALITY PROTEIN: testis-expressed protein 52 (The sequence of the model RefSeq protein was modified relative to this genomic sequence to represent the inferred CDS: inserted 1 base in 1 codon) encodes MASNMQRSPRGQRDPARIREPFLKMVHAHETLPTPRTWAQREFVLPRESSELPGLTRQANHQLALKLPPCMEMKAKVRHRLACPWKDAAQHTWGFHTWLHVGRLPATFPARPDRPYDSNVWHWLTDSRAHRXPPAEPPVSPPSWMGQNSFLTFISCTPLFLDAQRRHQVILRTVKELREVGKLTLRSEVGASLLDANGNVLPPKNFKK; translated from the exons atgGCCAGCAACATGCAGAGATCGCCCAGGGGGCAGCGTGACCCGGCCCGCATCAGAGAACCTTTCCTGAAG ATGGTCCACGCCCACGAGACCCTCCCGACGCCCCGCACGTGGGCTCAACGCGAGTTCGTCCTCCCCAGGGAGTCCTCGGAGCTGCCCGGCCTCACCCGGCAAGCCAACCACCAGCTGGCCCTGAAGCTGCCACCCTGCATGGAAATGAAGGCCAAGGTGCGTCATCGACTGGCCTGCCCCTGGAAGGATGCGGCCCAGCACACCTGGGGCTTCCACACGTGGCTGCATGTGGGACGTCTGCCGGCCACCTTCCCCGCCAGGCCTGACAGGCCCTATGACAGCAACGTCTGGCACTGGTTAACGGATTCCAGGGCCCACC CACCCCCAGCAGAGCCCCCGGTGTCCCCTCCGTCCTGGATGGGTCAAAACAGCTTTCTGACCTTCATCTCCTGTACTCCTCTCTTTCTGGACGCACAGAGGAGGCACCAGGTGATTCTCAGGACAGTGAAGGAGCTGAGAGAGGTGGGGAAGCTCACGCTGAGGAGTGAGGTCGGGGCATCCCTGCTCGATGCCAACGGCAATGTCCTGCCCCCAAAGAACTTCAAGAAGTAA